Genomic window (Chryseobacterium mulctrae):
TTGAGTCGTTTTTTACCGGCTTCCATAAATTCTTTGTTCCAGGAATAAAACTGAGATTGGGCAATATTATGCTGTCGGCATAGTTCCGCTACAGAAGTTTCTGCACGAAGCCCTTCCATTACGATTAAAATTTTCTGCTCGGCTGTAAAGATCCTCCTTGTATTTTTACGGATGTCTTTTATGAATTTTTCGGAACTTTTCTTTTTAGGTGTTTCCATAATTAAATGTAATTCTTTTTTTGAAAACACTCCTTAACTTTTATACTATATAGTGTCTACTTTTTGCTGACGATTTACAGGAAATTAAAAAACAAAATTATAACAATATAACAATTAATTAAATCATATAATATTATGAAAAAGGCTACAATTATTATCATCGGAATATTTGCAACAGCAATTCTATTAAGCCTTGAATTTTATATAGGCTATGAAATGGGTTACCAACATCATAAAGATGAAGCAAACGGAAGAGCCAAAGAAATGATTCTTAACGATGAAATTCCTAACTATTATATGGTCGTTGGAACTTTGGATTTTATCATCAATAATAAATCCGGAGAATTGGAAGAAACTTTAAAAAAATAATTATGAAAAAGTTAATTTTCAAAATAAAATCTTTTTTTGTAATTACTTACAGCAGATCCTTTAAAGATTTTGAAAAGGAGTATTTTCAAAAAAGCACCGAACTATTTTTTATTGACGGAGAAAGAAAATTTTCTGAAAAAGAAAAATATTATCTGGAGATAATCAACACTTGTTTTAACCCAAAAGTTTTAAAACAGAACTAATCAAAAATCATTAATTTAATCTTTTAAAATCAATATCATGAGTATTAAAAATTCAGTTCGATTAATCGGACACACAGGAAAAGAAGTTGAAGTAATTAACTTTGAAAACGGAAGTTTAAAAGCTTCAGTAACGTTGGCAACAAATGACCATTACACCAATGCAAAAGGCGAAAAGGTCGAAGAAACACAATGGCACAATCTCGTAGCATTCGGAAAGACTGCCGAAATCCTTCAGAAATATGTTTCCAAAGGAAAAGAAATTGGAATTGAGGGAAAACTCACTTATAGAAGCTATGACGATAAAGACGGGGTGAAAAAATACATTACGGAAATCAGAGTAGAAGAAGTTTTATTGTTAGGTTCTAAAGACACAAATTCTTAATTCTTTTAATGAAAGGCTTTTAATTAAGCCTTTCATTTATATAACATTATAACCATTAATTAAACATTATAATATTTCTTATGAAAAATACTATTAAACCCCATCAAGATAATTTACACCCTATAATCGCAATAATAATACTTGTTGCCTGTATGGCTCTGGTCACAATTGTAGATAGTGGAAATCACACATTTTTAAAATAAAATTTATAACAATATAACATTTAATTAAAAATTAAGTGTTATATTTGTATTAACATTATAACCAATAATTAAATATTATATGAACGCTCCAAAATATGTAAGCTTCGAAGTTTTAAAAGTAGAAGATACAAGAAAGACAGGCTCAACAGTAGCCGTAGGAAGAATTTTAACAGGACTTTGTTATGAAAGTAGTAATACTGTTTTTTTCTCTGATGATAATGGTCAGGATTGGACTTTTTATGTTGGAGATACTTGTGAGATTTTAGAAACAAAAAAACAAACACAAATGTTTTAATTATGGGATTATCAGTAAAAAATACAAATAAGGCAATTGAAATTTTAGAATTAATTGCAGGAAAATCTTTAAAGCTTTACGCTTACGATGAAGAGACGAAATATAAAACCAATGCAATTTTGGGAGCAGATAGAAAATTTGACGGAAGTTATGAAAGCATCTGCATGAATGTAAAAAATATTCCTTCAGATATTTTAGACGAATTTGAAGTTAGAAGATATGATATAGGAAATTCCTCTTATATAAGAACTGAATGGGAAGAAAAGAACAAAGAAACCGAGAATTTAACTCAGATAGGTTGGTTTTAATAATTATCTAAATTCATTAGAAATGGCAAGAGTTAATACAAGACCAGATATTATCTATGTCAAAGATTTGACAGAACAGGATAAAGATAATTTTGAGAAAATATTAAATAAGTTTCGAACCACCAATAATGGCGAAGCGGTTAAAAAGCTTTTTTTCGAATTTCTGAAGAATGAAGAATTGAGAATTGAGCAATCAAAAGAAATTTTGAAACTTCAATCTGATTTGCAAAATGCTCAGAAAGAAAAAACGAAATTTTTAAGTGATACGGATAAATTGATTAACTCAATTTCTACAGTTGAAGAAAGTTTAAAAAAAGCTAAAATTGAATTAACTAAATTAAAATAAAAAATAATTCGTTATTCGTTCCAGGATCTGAACGATTTCAGCTCAATCCGGAACGAATTTAACGAACTAAAATATACAGTACATGAAAGCAAAAGTAATATCAATTTTTACGCAAAAAGGCGGTGTAACAAAAACCACAAGTACAATTAATATTTCGGGTGTAATGGCTGAAATGGGCTTGAAAGTTTTAGTTATTGATTTTGACACGCAATGTCATTTATCGTTAGGTTATGGAGTAGATGCAGAGAATGAATATAATGTTGAAGATTTTTTAAAATCTGTTGAACCTGTTAGATATGTAAATAAAGGAAAAGGTGAAAATGTTAGTGTAATTGCAGGTAAATTAACTTTGTCAACCAAAAACTTAAATAGGAAGAGCCTAAAAAAAGCATTGAAAAAAATTGGTGATGATTTCGATTATATTTTGATTGATTGTCCACCTAAACCTATTAATGATGATTTAGGCTTTGGAGAAATTGCAGTTTATGCATCTGATTATATAATTTCTCCTGTTGATTATGACGCTTTTACTTTGGATGGTTTAACTTCATTAATTATAAAAATTAATGAATTGCAGACCAATGAAGAATTGAAGGCAAAATATTTAGGGTTTTTCTTCGCTAAAGTAGAAGAAAATACGAAAGATTTTAAAGAAGCTTACAGAGAACTTTCGGAAAGCCCAATTTCTGATATGCTTTTTAAAAGTTATGTAAGAAAGAATGCGTTTATTAGAACAAGTATAAATCTTGGTGAATCAGCAGTGTTTTTAAAGCCCTATAGCCCTGTTTCTATGGATTACAGAAAGTTAGCTGATGAATTAATACAAAAGATTAAGAGTAATGCATAAAAAGCCAATAATGAAAGGATTAGATAAGCTTAAAACAGCAGGAACAAACTTGCAGGTGAGTAATGATAAAATAGAAGAGAAAAAGCATGTATATTCTGATAAAAACAGTGTTGTCTTAGCCGTAACTCTTCCTGTCAGCATGATTACTTATCTGAAAGAACTCGTAATTCATAAGATTGAATCTGATTATAGCTATAGTGAAGGTTCTGCCGTAAGAGAAGGAATCAAACTATTACAAGAAGCTTCGCCCTTTGTGAAGCAACGTCCAGACGATGTACCTGTGCCGACAAAAAAAGGTAGAAAATCTACAGCAAATAAAGATATTATAAAGAAAAACACTTCATTTCTAATTAGTGAAGCAGATCAAAATTTTATCTATAATTTTATTTATCACAAGCAAAAGGGTGGGGGAGTATTTATTAAGGAAGAATTATTTTCCTTGTTAATTGAGCATTTAGAAAATAAGTATAAACTTAAATAAAAAGTCATGGCTTTAATTAATTGTCCGGAGTGTTCCAAATCGATTTCAGATAGTGCAAATAATTGCCCTTATTGCGGTTATCCTATCAATACCACCAAAGTTTTAAAACCGAAAGGACAGGGGTGTTTTATGCAAACTCTAAATGCAGGTTGTTTGATAATCGTTGTAATTTTTGTTTTTGCTTTAGTGATAGGCGGAATTGCCACATTTTCAAAAATCAAAAAACCATCTAAGAACGCAGACAGTACAGAATTAAAGTCAAAATAAAAAAAAGAGCTCTAATAAATTAGAACTCCTCAAACAAAATAATTTGTTTTTTCCTAACACGAATTTACAAATATTTTTCCTAACACCAAAAATATTACGATGAAAAAGACAGAAAGTAAAGGTTTTTTTTGTGTAGCATATTTAACTAACGAAAAAAAAACAATATGGTACAACAAGGTTTGGAAGCCTTCAAAAATGGCAGATTACTTAGATAAAGAAAATAAGCCGTGGTTATGGATTAAGATTTATCTTCATAAAAACGATTACTTTTCTAATCCGAAGGCTAATAATTATCATTCAATTTTTGATAAAGAACATCCTGTACAGGATTTTACATTTCAACAATTTGCAAAAAATAACATAGGATGAAAAAGAATTATTTACAGAGAATCAAAGAAATAGATAGTAAAGAAATAAAACTTTCTTCTGATAAAAATATTATTTACTACGACATTAATAAGCCTAAAAATGTTGTAAAAACTTTTGATGAAAAAAAGAGAAAATAGAGTATATAAATATTTCAAATCTAATCTATAGCGAAATTTTCAAAAATTCCGGTGAATTGATAGATGCACCCATTGAAGCAATTAGAATAATCTTTATTTTGATACATCAGGCAAAATCAGTCAATTTCAACCAACCTCGTGCGCCTTATACACCTTCACTATTTGAAGAAGAATTTCTTTCACGAGATAATACATTTGCAAATTTTATTATTCCTACTGAATTAATATCACCATCGAGAAATGTTCAAAGAATTGAAAAAGCCTTACATCTTTTAATACAGCGTACATTAAGAACAGTGGTTCAAAAAAACTCTAAAGGTGAAGAAATTAGAAGTGTTATTCCTCTTATAGCAAATAATTCGTTCACAAGGGGTAAAGTATATTTAGAAGTAAATAGTTATTGGTTGGAAAAAATGGCAAATATTGAATTTTACAATGATGTACTTTTCAATTTGGCTTATAATATTCCCAACACTCAACAAATATTTTTTGCTCTATGGTTGAGATCAATACCGATGTATAAAGATGCTGAATTCAAAAAAGAAACATATACAAGCTGGACACAAATTAACATTGAAACACTAAAAAAGAAATTTAGTTTAGAAGGTAGAGATAAAGATTACATAAGTGAAAAATTCTTAAAACCAATACAGGCGAAATTATATGAATTTAATGATAGAAGTTTTGCTTTCACCTATAAAAATGGGACTTACTACATTATCGCATTAGATGTGAATCGAAATAAGATTTTAGAAAGGCTTAAACCTGAAAATGCATATAAAGCCAAGGTAAAGTATCAAATTAATTACTTGCAAAGAAGACACAAAATTGATAAAGATAGCTTAGAACATATTGAAACTATTTATTTAAATAGTTCGGCAGATATGGAATTAATGAATGATGCATATGACAATTTAAAAAAATCTGTTAGAAAACAGGATATTAAAATGACAGATTTAACAGGATTGAAATTTTTAGCAAAATGGCAAGTAGAAATTCAAAATCAGTATGAAAATTCAGAAAAATTCAAACAATTTCCAAAAGGATATCCTAAGTTGATTACTTCAGAATAATGCTGAATGTTTGGAGTATTTTAAAAACTATTGCTGAATGTTTGGAGTTTTTTTGCTGAATGTTTGGAGTGAATTTGCTGAATGTTTGGAGTAATTGAAGTTTTTAGGATAAAAAACATACAAAATTGCAAAGTTTGCTGAATGTTTGGAGTATAATTTTATATTTTTTAATAGTTTTCAATACAATGATGGTAAAGGGGTTACAGCATCACAAAAAAGTGAACTTTTTTTGCAGAATGTTTGGAGTGCATATTGCCTATTTCTGCTGAATGTTTGGAGTGTTTTTGCTGAATGTTTGGAGTGTTTTTGCTGAATGTTTGGGGTGTAAATGCGTGCCAAGTCCTTTCAGTAATGGGTTACGGGCGACTCTAAAAGTATTATATAAAGGAGTATTAAAGTTTATAATAAAAGGAGTTCGCTATGCTCACGATCTTTTTTTTGTCCTTTCGGATAATTTTTTTATAGTCGGAAAAAACAAACTATAATTTTTCTCTATCGTAAAAAGAAAAAAGTTGCGAAAAAAAGAAAAATTTTTATCGGAATTGCTGAATGTTTGGAGTATTTAATAATTCGTTATTACAATTCGGATCTGATGCAGCTTACTATCTTTAAGATTAGTTTTATCGAACTATTTTGCTGAATGTTTGGAGTATTTTTTCAAAATTACTGTTAACCGTAAAGTTGATATTATATTTCATAATAATTTTATAATATGAAAACATTTGATAAAATTAAATCTACCTTAGACAATTTGGAAACTAATATTGAAAGAAAAAAATATCTCAAGTCTATACAGAATGACCCAAACATTGGAAGACATGACTTAAGGAGAATTGTCTGTAATACGATGGAAGAAACCAACTTTATTGAATCTTACTATAAAGTTGAATTTGAGAATAATTTAAAAACTATTATCATAAAAATAATTGCATTTTTTGAAAAAAAATAATTTAAACCTTTCAATTTTTCTTGAATTTTCAATTATGAAATTCATAATTAATTGAAGGCATTTAGTGTCAGTGCTAAATTAAAAATAATTATATAATCAACATTATATAATTTGTTTTAGTTTAAAAAAACGGTAGTATTTTGAGATTTTGAAAAATGCAACTTTGAATTCTTATTTTTTCAAATAATTTTCTCAAAATCTCGTATCATTAAACAAAGTTTCATAAATTTACATAGTATGAGTTTAATGTAACAAAAATATGAAAATAGGATATGCTCGGGTTTCAACCAAAGATCAAAATTTGCATTTACAAATTGAAGCCTTAGAAAAAGCAGGTTGTGAGAAAATTTATCAGGAGAAAATTTCGGGTGCAACAAAGAATCGTCCCGAACTTGATAAGATGATTGACCAGTTTCGAGAAGGTGACGAACTTTATGTGTGGCGATTGGACAGATTGGGTAGAAGTTTAAAAAACATTATTGATCTTGTCTTAAGTTTGAGTGATAAAGGAATTTTAATAAAAGGTCTTGTAGATGGTGTAGATACTTCAACTATCAATGGACGACTATTTTTGAATCTCATGGCTTCTTTAGCTGAATATGAAAGAGAGTTAATAAGAGAAAGAACCAACGCAGGACTACAATCTGCAAGAGCAAGAGGTAGACTCGGTGGCAGACCAAAAGGTTATACTGCAGAAACAATTTCTAAACTGTTACTTCTGCGCAATATATACAAAGATGTCACGAAACGTCCCGAAGATATTTATAAGCCTTTTGGATTGACTAGGGCTACCTTTTATCGGTATGCTAAAATTCTGGACAATTATAGTGATGAAGAAATTAAAAAAATGGGTATTAAAAGGTAAAAGTTCGCTAATCCAAAGATAAATTTGAGCGAAACAAAACTGTATGAAACTAATAATCAATTAATCAAAATAATATTTTATATTAGTAGCATAAATGGCTTTGCGAATATCATATAGTTTGGATTGACGCAATGCGTAAATTTGGAAGTTAGCAGAAAGTTTATGAACACAAATCGTAACAAAAATTATATTGTAAATTACATTTTCATTTTTGGCATTTTGATTCTATTTTTAAATGATCAAATATTCAAATTTGAATTTTCAAATTATTTTACTGGAAAATTATCTGATGTTTGTGGAATAATTATTTTTCCATTTTTTTTGACATATATTTTCCCAAAACTCAAGCAGAATAGTGTTTTTGCTGCAGCTATTATTTTCTCATTTTGGAAAAGTCAATATTCACAAAGTCTGATTAATTTCTACAATGAAATTTCACCAATTCAAACATCAAGAATTATTGATTATTCTGATTTGTTTGTTTTATTACTTTTGCCAATACCATATTATCTGATTAAAAATGTTCACAAAATAGATTTTTTAACAATAAAAAAACTGAATCCAAAATTTATTTTTGTCATATCTTTATTCATATTTATTGCAGAAGCACCGCCACCAAGTCATTACTTTACTATGAATAATGGAAATCTTCAATGTTACAAATGCAATATGAAAGTAAACCATAGCAAAGACTACGTACTTAATAAACTTAAACAAAATGGAATCGAATTTGACACGGTGAGACTAATTCATTATCGAAGTGTTATTGATTCTACAAGTGGAGGAAAAAAATATATTAAAAATGAGTTAATTATTGACAATGATACTTTACGAAATATAAGTTTTACTATTTTCCCTCTAAAAGGGAATAGAACTCAAATTTATTTCAACGGTGCTGATGTTTCACAGGATTTGAGAAGAGATGATTTTAAGTTGCAAAGAAAAATGCGGAAATATTATCGTAAAATTGTTTTCGATGAAATTAAAAGATCATTCTAAAAAAACCTTCTGCTAATAACTAAGCTTTCGTCTTGTCCGCAGGACACGAGATGAAAGCCCGTTGAACGGAAGCTCCGGGAGCTTTTTTGGCCGTCTATGTAGTTTTCGATTTTAGGATTTAGGGTAACAAAGCAGTTTTTTGGAATGACTGCTTTTTTTTGTGGCATTTGGTAGCCTTTATGAGTGGTTTTCTGCAGGTTTTTCTTCGCTGCAGCATATAAATTCCCTTACCCGCAAAGGTTATTTTGCAGACAATGGTTGGATAACGAAAAGAAATTCCGGTGGCGGACCGCGCTGCCCGAAAACAGCTATAGTGACTAAGTTTCCTTCCTTGCAACTTCGACATTTCCGGAGCAAAGTTTTCGGTTTTGCTGCAGTAACTCTGATTTTCAAATCGGATTGCAGTGCCTGCAGTTTCCCACGCTTCCAGCTGCTGCTCAGGATGCCGTAATGCCGGATCCTTACAAATCTTTTCGGTAAAATATGCATCGAAAACCTCCGGACAAACTCCGTGTTTGCAAGAGTCATTTCCTTTTTTTCGCCGCCTTTGCGGTAATCTTTGTACTCAAAACGGACCTGCTGATCCGTCACTTCTTTT
Coding sequences:
- a CDS encoding single-stranded DNA-binding protein, whose protein sequence is MSIKNSVRLIGHTGKEVEVINFENGSLKASVTLATNDHYTNAKGEKVEETQWHNLVAFGKTAEILQKYVSKGKEIGIEGKLTYRSYDDKDGVKKYITEIRVEEVLLLGSKDTNS
- a CDS encoding ParA family protein; protein product: MKAKVISIFTQKGGVTKTTSTINISGVMAEMGLKVLVIDFDTQCHLSLGYGVDAENEYNVEDFLKSVEPVRYVNKGKGENVSVIAGKLTLSTKNLNRKSLKKALKKIGDDFDYILIDCPPKPINDDLGFGEIAVYASDYIISPVDYDAFTLDGLTSLIIKINELQTNEELKAKYLGFFFAKVEENTKDFKEAYRELSESPISDMLFKSYVRKNAFIRTSINLGESAVFLKPYSPVSMDYRKLADELIQKIKSNA
- a CDS encoding zinc ribbon domain-containing protein, which gives rise to MALINCPECSKSISDSANNCPYCGYPINTTKVLKPKGQGCFMQTLNAGCLIIVVIFVFALVIGGIATFSKIKKPSKNADSTELKSK
- a CDS encoding recombinase family protein, translating into MKIGYARVSTKDQNLHLQIEALEKAGCEKIYQEKISGATKNRPELDKMIDQFREGDELYVWRLDRLGRSLKNIIDLVLSLSDKGILIKGLVDGVDTSTINGRLFLNLMASLAEYERELIRERTNAGLQSARARGRLGGRPKGYTAETISKLLLLRNIYKDVTKRPEDIYKPFGLTRATFYRYAKILDNYSDEEIKKMGIKR